One Phyllopteryx taeniolatus isolate TA_2022b chromosome 12, UOR_Ptae_1.2, whole genome shotgun sequence genomic window, ATTGAAAGGCAGaacattgtacaaaaaaaatgaagaatgtGTGTGGGCCTCTGATAAAAATGAAAGAGGAACGTAACGCTTCCGTACTCTGACCTCTGGACTGTGATTCTCAGTCCCATCTTTCTCCTGGTGTCAAATTGCTGCTGGTCTCTCCTTCCTGAAATATGGTGATGAACACGCAAAGGTTGTGTGTGGAGGGCAGGTGGAAAAGTGTATTTACATTGAGGGGAAGCACCTCCCTACATTTCACATCTCCGCATAGGAAAACAAAAGTATTACAAGTTCTTTAAAAGGCACGGAATGGGCGCCCTCCTCATTTTCTTCCTATAGTTTTATGTTTAAATAAGTTATGCAATTGTATGCAGCATGCTAATGGCCAGCCGGAGAGGAGTTCAACTTCTGTATGTTGTCATTCCTTATTGCAATATTGatggatgcatttttttaagtgttgtTTGATCTCCTCAGtaactttgatttgttttctacACGAGTACGGTTTGATTTTCAAGTTTTCATCAAAGGGATGTGGAAAAACACGCTCACCATTCACAGGAAGTGGAGACAAATGTACATACGTTTTTGTATGTTAAGACATCAATTATATCGTGACTACTCAGGTTTGGAGCAAGTTGTaattatgacaaaataattgtaaaacctactttaaaaaaatttaaaaaagctcTCTGTTCATAAACCGATTGGGCACCATGGGGAAAATGCAGTGTTCAAGAGGCATGTGCTTTTTACTATTTTATCCAAGCGGAAAGAGTTGCGCCTAAAATAGGCTAACAAAAAGACTATAGTAGTGTGCCATAGAAGTCTATACTGTATAACCTCTTATGCAGTGCATCACAAAATAATGAGGCACTAAAAAGCCTTTTACTTGTCAGCGACATTTACTCAATATTATTCTGAAGAGAATCAGTTAAGTGGAATGACCTgctgtgtttttctttattttattttgagaaaaGTTGATTCTTCTGTGGACAAATATGGTAGGTTGTCAACCTTTATCCAGTTTGGTACATTTACAACCATTGTCACCACATCAGTTGTTGACATTAAACTCCTAAATCTTGCCATGCATCAAGTCTGCTCTTCTGTCCATTGACTCGCATCCAACCTCATGAGTGTGAATTTTCAAAATTGAGATTTATATTAGTTTATCTGTACTTTTGACTGGCCGGACCCATAATGATTTTGGGTAATGCTAATGTACTGTGCAGTATTGGGCTTGAGCAGTGAGGAAACTAGTGTTTTTATGAACAGTTGGCTAGCATCTAACATGGGTGGCACATTCGTCGTAACCCTCGATCGGCCCTCTGTGCACTGAGATCAAAAGGTTGAGTAATTTCCTCTTGTGGTGTATAGAGGTGTCACTATTGATTATTCAACTATTTCGATAATCGATTAGTTATATAGAGCTAGGGTTTAACTTAAGATTGTCCAGATCCTCTGATTTCACCCTACCAATATATCAAAAATATCTGATTTCTGTCGTCCTTCATGACagcagactgattatttttgtgtttactcATAAGacattttcaagtatttgtttttactttgaaaaacaaacttttctccctgttttctgacattttatggACCAAACaacaaaccagtaactgaataataatcatgtaaaaaaagtttaatctattacaaaaagttattttcagCCGTGCTATCCATAACCTGTAATTGccatgtagttgaacctgaagcagcctcagaagtgtattTTAAGCTAGTAGCCCTttacattaatcagtacccaagaattACAGTGGGtgtggaaaatattcagacccccttatatttttcactgttatattgcaacaatttgctaaaatatttgttcttcTTCAATGTacccacagcaccccatattgacagaaaaaaatggaattgttggaatttatgcagatttattgaaaaaacaaaacttaaatatcacagagccgtaagtattcagaccctctgctgtgacatatatttaactcgggtgttgtccatttcttctgatcatccttgagatggttctacaccttcattggagtccagcagtgtttgattatactaattggacttgattaggaaagccacacacctgtctctaTAAGACCagcacagtgcatgtcagagcaaatgagaatcatgaggtcaaaggaactgcctgaagagctccgagacagaattgtggcaaggcacagatctgaccaaggttacaaaaacatttctgctgcacttaaggttcctaagagcacagtggcctccataatccttaaatggaagacgcttgggacgaccagaacccttcctagagctggccgtgagagaggtaaaggagaacccaaagatcattgtggctgagctccagagatgcagtcggaagaCGGGAGGAAGTTCTAGAAAGGCTTTATGGCGGAATGGTCCGACGGAAGCgtggaagacacatgaaagcccacatggagtttgcttgaaagttttttttaaaaaagcacctgaaggactccaagatggtgagaaataagattctctggtctgatgagaccaagacagaacTTTTGGcattaattctaagcggtatgtgtggagaaaaccaggcactgctcaccacctgtccaatacagtcccaacagtgaagcatggtggtggcagcatcatgctgtgggtgtgtttttcagctgaagggacaggacgactggttgcaatcgaaggaaagatgaacacagccaagtacagggatatcctggatgaaaaccttccccagaatgctcaggacctcagactgggctgaaggttcaccttcctaCTGGAGAGGACCTGCACGGAGGactggcagaggatccccaaatcaggtgtgaaaaacctgttccatcattcccaaaaaaactcatggctgtattagcttaAAAGGGTGTTTCTcttaaatactgagcaaagggtctgaatacttatggctgtgtgctatttcaattttccatccattttctgagccgcttctcttcactagggtcgcgggcgtgctggagcctatcccagctatcatcgggcaggaggcggggtacaccctgaaccggttgccagccaatcgcagggcacaaacaaacaaccattcggactcacagtcacacctacgggcaatttagagtctccaattaatgcatgtttttgggatgtgggaggaaaccggagtgcccggagaaaacccacgcaggcacggggagaacatgcaaactccacacaggcggggccggggattggacccgggtcctcagaactgtgaggctgacgctctaaccagtcgtccaccgtgccgcctatttcaattttccttttttaataaatctgaaaatgtttcatttttttttttctgtcaatatggcgtgctttgtgtacattgaggaaacaatgaaattaaatgattttagcaaatggctgcaatataacaaagtgaaaatcttaagggggtctgaatactttccgtacccactgttgctctcagtttcaaaaaggttagtGAGTACATCACTCCCTCATGTGTGATATTGGTTAATTATCATCATTAAACAAGATAAAATGATAGTAATTAAACTAATTGGGGGAAAGGATTTTGCATTaaacttaaaaaagaaaaaacgaaaTATCGATGGATttattgattctaaaaatatttcataGTGACAGACCTAGTGGTGTAtccaaaagcaaatcatgatTCTTATCAGCCGTCTTTGAAGCTGGATTGAAGAGTTGCACTAAATTGGTTGCAATTTTCAATATTGACACTAACTGCTATGTACAAAATCAATCAGATTTTGCAGTTCTATTCACCTATAATACATTAAAGTGCTTAAGTTGTGTTTCTGCGTCCTCAAATACAATATTCCACCTCTGCCTTCCTCCCTGAGCTGACAAGAAAACAATGCTTGGTGTTTTCAGGCACCAAGCTCAATTCAAGCGATAAAACTTAATAAAAGCACATCAAACACAAAAGCTTGTTAACGACATACTCCATCTGAGTGACCACAGAAGTTGTTCTTCTGTTCTTTCCAAGAGGTAACCACAGTCCTGTTTCTTGGGACAAATGAATGTCGGAGCAGTTGGTCTGCCGATGGCCGCAAACTCTGGTCACTGGACAAGAGGGAATACAATTTAGTGAGTTGTACAGCACATTTCCATCCAAAGTTATGCATTGGAAGCCGTTTAAAAATTTCCACCGTGTCAAGCAGATGTTCACAAACTCTTTGGCACCCTCTGAGAATCCCTCCGGCAAAGATGGCATCAATCCTCTTTTGGCCCCAATATAGAACAAGGCTGCTATCTTGTCCATGTGTGCGAGGGGGGGTTTCCCCGTGGCCATCTCAAAGACAGTGCAACCCACACTCCATATATCAGACTTTCTGCCATAACCTGTCTCAGTGATAATCTGTGGAATGTGACAAGATTTGTCTTTATTGTGTTACACCAGTAGTACTTCAGTGAATCACAGGTCTGATTAACTATACCTCTGGAGCCATCCAGTAAGGTGTACCATGGACAGACTTGAGCAGGTCCCCACTGCTCTTAGTGGTGTTGCTTACGCAGCTGATGCGGCGTGCACAACCAAAGTCTATGAGCTTGATGACCCCAGTGGGCATCAGCATGACATTGTTTCCCTTCAGGTCACGGTGAATGACCTTGTTTAAATGAAGGTATGCAACCCCTTCCAGGATCTGGTAGGTGTACAAAGCCAGAACGCGCTCTGGCAGTGGACCAAATCTGAAACAAAAGTTCTGAAACAGACTTCATGTTGTTAGTTGCAACTTGCAACAGTAATTTGACCAACCTGTGAAGGATGCTTGCAATGGATCCTCCCGGGATGTACTCCATGAAGATGGAAACCATGTGCTGATAAAGGGAGGTCCCGCGGAAACCCACAATATTGGCATGGCTCAGGGTTTTAAGAAGCTTTACTTCCCCCTGCAGTCGACTATACTCTCTCCTCGCGGCTTCTGGGTCGGAGGCATCCAACGTCACCTGCTTCACGGCTATTAACTGGCCTTGGTTGGTCAGGCCGCAGTATACCTGGTAAGAAAGTCGATcatgtttgatttgtatttgGATATCTGGCTATACCAGTTTCCGCTCTTCTCGAAAGAGTTTCTGTAAGATTTTGGAGTAGTAATTtctgtccattcatccagaatgctcttatttttttcagatttatataATCCAACTTTTAACTTCTTTAAGATTCAGAAGCAAAGCACTTTGTCCAACCCAAGCCCAGGTTAGATATTTAATCGGTCCAGAGGTACTGTATGTAGTGTAAAACTTGAAGTTTCATAAGCGTTTCTAGCCCATATTTGGGCGTGCCCAAGCGCCTCTAAAATGAACCCCAGCACCCTCCCTTTTTAAACAAGTGCATAGCTTTTGGTTGAAATAACATACAAAGAAAATTAAAGCACCAACTCCTTGCCTCAAAAATAGTTTGTTCCATTCCGTCAAAttctccctccccctccccccattgGACTCGCTCCGCTATCTGCATAGAGCAATACGCTGCCCTCCAGTAATATATAGTTGTGTTGTACGTACCTGCCTTTTAACCAGCAATGGTGAAACATTTTGCGATTTCTAACACTCAATTATCAACACACTCTTAACCTTACCATTCCTCATTTTTGGTGCAATTGTAGCTAACTGTTTTATGTTGTTAGGTGGGCGTTAGCTGACATTTCTTGTAGCAAGGAAACATTTCAGGTGGTCAGACGCAGCATCACTGTCCTCTGTTTGAACTGGAATGAGAGAAGCTAGCTGTGATGTGTATGTGATGATATTAAAGCCAAGGTGCTACTGCACACAATTTTACTGACTGAATGCTCGTTAACTTTGGAACTCCTATTAGGACACTGAGAGAGTGGAGGAGCAAAGAGAGGattgatatattatttttcaaagtattcacaaaagtcatccatccatccatccattttctgagccgcttctcctcactagggtcgcgggcgtgctggagcctatcccagctgtcatcgggcaggaggcggggtacaccctgaactggttgccagccaatcgcagggcacataggaacaaacaaccattcgcactcacagtcatgcctacgggcaatttagagtctccaattcacgcatgtttttgggatgtgggaggaaaccggagtgcccggagaaaacccacgcaggcagggggagaacatgcaaactccacacaggcggggccggggtttgaacccgggtcctcagaactgtgaggctgacgctctaaccagtcgaccaccgtgccgcctcacaaaagtcaatttatgttattgcattttcttttataaCAGCCCCCCAAATAAGTCCCTATATCACAATAGGAGACTGGTTtaccccagaaaaaaaagaatgcatacTGTTGATGTGTATGTAGAGCTGCTGCTATATCAAAATGTGTTGTCTTCAGAAATTAGGCGGGTTACAATTTTTTCATAAATCCTATCCATTGCTGTTTTGCTGTGtctcaacatttaaataacctttaTGAGATTTGATGGTTTAGACTTTCCCAAAAGTGTGATGCTTTGTTATaaattgtgttcaaatgtatGAAACCTAAACCCCTGGTCATGTGTTGATTTGTGTAAATATACCTCATACTTTCAAAGTATACGGTCTAAACATGGGGCAGAGGTGGTAATAGGAGAAGTAATATTGGTAGACTCACTGTTCCGTAGGCTCCACGGCCAAGTACTTCACCCTTAGTCCAAGATATAATGTCACCTAAACCAGATCCATGCAAGGCAGCCAAGTCCATCGACattgtctggaaaaaaaaaaaaagaggttacAATTAACATTTCCAAATGTTATTTCATTGGGCAATTGTAGCTATATTGTTTTTCAGATTTACCTCCAAGTAATCATTCCTTTCTAATATGTGATTGTCTCCTTTTTGGTACTCCATTTCCAGGTTTTGGGGATATGCGTCAATGGATATATCTTTCTCATCCAATGAGTTCAGCTCTTCGGCCAGACATTGCAACAAGTCATCTGTAAGTGGCCCATCCCCTACACCATTCAGAAACTTCTGATACACTGGCGACATAACCATATGGCCACTACTGTCATCAGATGTCCAAGTGTCAGTCATTGGGATTTGGGTGTTTTTTGATGACTCAGGAATCATTTGATTTATACTTCGTGGCTGAATTCTGATATCTGCTGGATTTAAAGATGTTTCTTCGATATTTTTATGCAAATGGACAGAAGTTTTACATGTCAACTTAATAGCTTTTTCATCTGTTTTTAGCGTTTCAGATTTCTGTCCATAAAGATCTTCCTCTATGGTAGATAAGATTGGCCCTTCAGGCGTTTCTAGAGCATGATGACCTATGTCACCATCATTAGAAAAAACTACTGTAGTCTCTGGTTTAGTATTAATCTCCTGTTTGTGTGCCCCCTTAGTTGCATGTGTGAGGTGATGTTTAATCCGTGGGGATAAAGGTTTTGTTTTGCCTTTAGTTGAAACCACAGTTTTCTCTGTTGGGCTTCTCCTTATCTTTGTCTGCACTTGTTTCAAGGGTCTGTATTTGACTTTACGGTTTTCTCGTGACTTCCTGGATGGAGCAGACTGCAATTGTTTGTCCTCAGAGCTGATCGGATTTCTAATATTATCGTAAATAGGACCAGCAAACATCTCATAAATAGCAGGTCCTTTTCCCTCACTCTGAATGGTTGTAAACATGTCTTTGTATGTGATGAAATCCACAGCAGATTTCGATCTTTGTGGCCCAGCAGCCTCTGGACTCTTAAACTGCCGGGCATTCTTCAGTTCACTGACTGTTGGGCATTGTTGTGCTCTACTGTTGCACACCTTGTCAGGATTTGCCCTTCCGCTGTGTGCACTAACTGTGCCCCTCTTCCATGGTAAGGGGGTATTACAGGTCCTATTAACTGATTTAAGCTTGGATTTAACCAAAGAGTCAGTAACCTCTTCGACGACAATTTGCTCAGGGCTTCTTCTAGCGTCATCTGTGGATTTATTGGAAAGAGAGAGTTTTTTAGGGGATTTGTTCAGATTTAGGATGCTTCTGTCTTTGTGTCCTAGTCTGGTTATGGGCAGGTTTGTCCTCAGTTGACAGTTTGCACTGGATTCTTTTCTGGATTCAGTGCTTTGGGCAGGCTTTAATGCTTTTTTCACTTTTGCTCGCTTGAGATCTGTTCTTTGGTTGTTAATTGGGTATTTTAATTGTGTTTCCTCTACAGCAGAGCTGCTGTTTAACTTGACACCCTTAGTTTTACAAGAGAGCTCCTCATCTATCTTGTAATCCTTTTCAGTTGCAGGTTTATCCTCAAAGTAACCCTTGATTGATGTACTGTCCTGCTTAGCGGTCTTAGTGCAGCCATTGTGAATATAATAATTAGGTTTTGATGGTATTGGTGTTTTGTGTTTCACCCCGTCTCTAACTGGGCTCGTATTATAATCATGCGTTGCGTTGTTGCGATTTA contains:
- the map3k19 gene encoding mitogen-activated protein kinase kinase kinase 19 isoform X1 is translated as MLRTEQEVEDLRDVTVSISQEAESEDDLEVSNAEDEEEQDCNPLIKACRDGNTEAAEHLLQAGADATLCNGSKKTALHVSPPGLQKKLMGWMRRPHLSPQAELLQASWQGDLRTVQRLLTDKVEVNVPNSDGATSVILAIRDIDLFEGMAPLPWEHRPVQVVKQLLRLSANLWLRDHSGCSALHYLGKINSPMKEDILHMMLDAIGLSDAGTASPLALEEHDSGQDLDSELGLLDLEFDLESISDQSTASSPTQLISQQDQFLAYSHSEETFDSSGCQPDHCKSPREDKEDDESPHGVQNATETLMDLTQASQEAVTGSRGTLPSMDNKCRRPSQMDPVPSSRQLTQRSNRLPVSPTHRQRTRSVADASPSSLDLLSVAEPSKLSQSAPSIMEPLLCANYVFQARTHIQTRLGSHQPSNQQKVPVLALQPPSPFRMPKQLEPLDLRLRDNSNASVLKQSVPLKPISKSPLSRTHLRQRFSWGTPRTSTLTTRVGSDDSGSSANLTDLEDEDYERDIPKDIDLMFTKAKDPKHPKGRCNEENIELYYGEMRQSLKSQSKSGSISLIHKSTCILRPEPVNCQTLINRNNATHDYNTSPVRDGVKHKTPIPSKPNYYIHNGCTKTAKQDSTSIKGYFEDKPATEKDYKIDEELSCKTKGVKLNSSSAVEETQLKYPINNQRTDLKRAKVKKALKPAQSTESRKESSANCQLRTNLPITRLGHKDRSILNLNKSPKKLSLSNKSTDDARRSPEQIVVEEVTDSLVKSKLKSVNRTCNTPLPWKRGTVSAHSGRANPDKVCNSRAQQCPTVSELKNARQFKSPEAAGPQRSKSAVDFITYKDMFTTIQSEGKGPAIYEMFAGPIYDNIRNPISSEDKQLQSAPSRKSRENRKVKYRPLKQVQTKIRRSPTEKTVVSTKGKTKPLSPRIKHHLTHATKGAHKQEINTKPETTVVFSNDGDIGHHALETPEGPILSTIEEDLYGQKSETLKTDEKAIKLTCKTSVHLHKNIEETSLNPADIRIQPRSINQMIPESSKNTQIPMTDTWTSDDSSGHMVMSPVYQKFLNGVGDGPLTDDLLQCLAEELNSLDEKDISIDAYPQNLEMEYQKGDNHILERNDYLETMSMDLAALHGSGLGDIISWTKGEVLGRGAYGTVYCGLTNQGQLIAVKQVTLDASDPEAARREYSRLQGEVKLLKTLSHANIVGFRGTSLYQHMVSIFMEYIPGGSIASILHRFGPLPERVLALYTYQILEGVAYLHLNKVIHRDLKGNNVMLMPTGVIKLIDFGCARRISCVSNTTKSSGDLLKSVHGTPYWMAPEIITETGYGRKSDIWSVGCTVFEMATGKPPLAHMDKIAALFYIGAKRGLMPSLPEGFSEGAKEFVNICLTRDQSLRPSADQLLRHSFVPRNRTVVTSWKEQKNNFCGHSDGVCR
- the map3k19 gene encoding mitogen-activated protein kinase kinase kinase 19 isoform X2; amino-acid sequence: MLRTEQEVEDLRDVTVSISQEAESEDDLEVSNAEDEEEQDCNPLIKACRDGNTEAAEHLLQAGADATLCNGSKKTALHVSPPGLQKKLMGWMRRPHLSPQAELLQASWQGDLRTVQRLLTDKVEVNVPNSDGATSVILAIRDIDLFEGMAPLPWEHRPVQVVKQLLRLSANLWLRDHSGCSALHYLGKINSPMKEDILHMMLDAIGLSDAGTASPLALEEHDSGQDLDSELGLLDLEFDLESISDQSTASSPTQLISQQDQFLAYSHSEETFDSSGCQPDHCKSPREDKEDDESPHGVQNATETLMDLTQASQEAVTGSRGTLPSMDNKCRRPSQMDPVPSSRQLTQRSNRLPVSPTHRQRTRSVADASPSSLDLLSVAEPSKLSQSAPSIMEPLLCANYVFQARTHIQTRLGSHQPSNQQKVPVLALQPPSPFRMPKQLEPLDLRLRDNSNASVLKQSVPLKPISKSPLSRTHLRQRFSWGTPRTSTLTTRVGSDDSGSSANLTDLEDEDYERDIPKDIDLMFTKAKDPKHPKGRCNEENIELYYGEMRQSLKSQSKSGSISLIHKSTCILRPEPVNCQTLINRNNATHDYNTSPVRDGVKHKTPIPSKPNYYIHNGCTKTAKQDSTSIKGYFEDKPATEKDYKIDEELSCKTKGVKLNSSSAVEETQLKYPINNQRTDLKRAKVKKALKPAQSTESRKESSANCQLRTNLPITRLGHKDRSILNLNKSPKKLSLSNKSTDDARRSPEQIVVEEVTDSLVKSKLKSVNRTCNTPLPWKRGTVSAHSGRANPDKVCNSRAQQCPTVSELKNARQFKSPEAAGPQRSKSAVDFITYKDMFTTIQSEGKGPAIYEMFAGPIYDNIRNPISSEDKQLQSAPSRKSRENRKVKYRPLKQVQTKIRRSPTEKTVVSTKGKTKPLSPRIKHHLTHATKGAHKQEINTKPETTVVFSNDGDIGHHALETPEGPILSTIEEDLYGQKSETLKTDEKAIKLTCKTSVHLHKNIEETSLNPADIRIQPRSINQMIPESSKNTQIPMTDTWTSDDSSGHMVMSPVYQKFLNGVGDGPLTDDLLQCLAEELNSLDEKDISIDAYPQNLEMEYQKGDNHILERNDYLETMSMDLAALHGSGLGDIISWTKGEVLGRGAYGTVYCGLTNQGQLIAVKQVTLDASDPEAARREYSRLQGEVKLLKTLSHANIVGFRGTSLYQHMVSIFMEYIPGGSIASILHRTFVSDLVHCQSAFWLCTPTRSWKGLHTFI